ATAATTAACTTACTAATTATTAGCTTGCTAATAGTTAGTATACTATCCTTTTTTGAAATTTCAAGTTTTTATTTGAAATTTCGATTAATAGTTTATATCTTTTGAATGAGTCGAGTGGGAGGGGGAGAGATTAATACTTCGTTTATAGGAGTTACTGAGCAAAATTTCTCCCGTTTTCTATTTACCAGCTGCGGACTAATGGGGCTAAAATCAGTATGGCAAGTGTTGACAAGAAGATAAAGTTTTAATGTTAAACATAATTTAATATACTGACCAGTATATTACTGGTCAGTATATTATGCCACAATATAATGAGCTATATTCAAATCTATTATATCGAATGCGTTTTTTATTTTGTTAGACCAGTTTAGATTTATCAGGTGTTCTATTCTTGTGGAGATGACTGTTTCCAAGTTGAGGGTATTGGCTAAGTCGTAGTGTTTTTTTAAGTTGGTTAATCCACCAACCTTGGTGATGTCTAAGACGACCCCCGTAGCAATATTTGATACTCTGATAATATCTTCTGGTAGCTCGATTGATTCATCCCAAAAAATGGGGTAGGGTATGTGTAGGTTGTCTAAAGTATTTTCTTTATACTTCGGGGTTGGCTGTTCTAAAGCTAATATTTCAGAGTGTTTCAGAAGTTTTAGGATGTGTCTAATTTCGTGTTGGGAAAATAATCCTTTAAGGTCGATCCAAAGTTTTTTACTTTTAAAAAGTTTCATGGTTTTTTCAAGTTCTGAGAGAGATGGCTTTTCTAAGAACTCTATCTTTATAATCTCCCTATCATTTTGAATTTCAGGGAGTAGATTAAAGATGTTGATGCCTTTTTTCCAAAAAATTCTAAAGAGAGATTCTTGTGAGATACTTTTTTTATTGGGGAAAAGTAATTTTGTAGGGTTGTAATTGTACTTGTTTGTTAGGTAATCAAAAATCGCTAAAAAAACAGCGGTTTTCGAAGAGTTGTCTCTTTTTATCTTTTCATTGAATTTATCTTCAATGTTGGGTATGTTTTCAATATCATCTTCCATTTCAATTAGATCTCTAATCATTTCCAAAATAGCCATGGTGGTTTTAAACGTTTCACCAAAATAATAATTTGGAGTTGCCGCCCCAACCCCTTGAATACCTTGTTTGTCTATGAATTTAAACATAGCATGCTCTTGCCATTCTATATTTAAATTCTTTAGGATAGTTCTTTCTTGCCAGTAATATACGTCTCTTTTTCTTTCTTTCATAAATTTTTACCCTTCTTAGTAAATGTTTTGCATGAGTATAAACCAAAATGAAGAAATTAATACTGCATAAGTTGGTGATAATATTAGCTCTTTTATATTCTTTTCTTTCACAAAGACCAATTTATATGCCAACCCAGCACCTACTGCTATAATAGACCAAAGGTAGTTTTGAGACATTAAAAAAATGAACATCGCTAACCTTTCTGATGCACCAATTGTATCTTTTTTTTCTTTTTCAAATATGTTGAAAGTTCTGAATAAGAAGCTTCCAAAACTAGTTGTTACGATCATTCCTAAAATATAAAATTGAAAAACATTAGATAAGAAAGAATCTTGGAAAAAGTTTCTGAACAGGTATGACCAAAGAAAAAAGGCTCCCAAGAATATGATTTCAAAGAAGATGTTGGTGTTTTGGTTTCTGATTCTTAATAAGTCTATACCTATGTGAAGAAGGACGGAGAGTGCGACTATTAAGAGCATCCATCCATTTAACATATCAAAGTTGAAAGCCAAAAAGACTAATAAAACCCAGATGAGATGTTTATAATAATCGGACTTATCCAAAAATTTATCAGAATAAACATTGGAAAAAGCAAAATCAGATACAAAATGACTTAAAAAGAGAGTTATTGAAAACATAGTTTACCTCCATTAAAATTCTCATATAGTGCTTTAGCTGCCCTTTGCCTTGTAACCCACCCATAGTGTCTGTATTCCCATATTATTCCCAATAGTTTTTTTCGACGACTTTTAATCGTGAGAAGTCCCCTTTTTTTCTTCCTACCTTTGCGCAAGGTTTACCATCGACTTCTACTATATCTGCCGTGAAGTCAATTTTTTGTTTAAGCAAGGAAGATCCCACACCATAAAGGTCTACAGGCACTTCTAGGGTTTCAAATAGGTCTATTTTTTCTTGGTTAAATCCCCCTGAGACCATTATTTTTAAATCGTTCATTCCTAATTCATCGAATCTTCTTCTTGCACGCCACACCATCTCTGGATTAACTCCTAATGATGATTTGTCTTTTGGGATCACAGATTTGTCTCTTAAGGATCCAGATGTATCAAACCTTACCGCCCAGATTTTGTCTTTTCCTTCACCAATTATCTTAGATAAATCTCCGCTGTCAATATTGGGTTTTTCACCATATATGTATTCGTAAAACTCTTTTGCTACTTTGATGGTGGTTCCAATAACGTCGTTGTCCCAGTCTACTAACACCATTCTATTTACATGTCCATCTATATGTTTGTTAAAAGCAATCGATGCTGCTGA
The genomic region above belongs to Petrotoga olearia DSM 13574 and contains:
- a CDS encoding enolase C-terminal domain-like protein yields the protein MKERKRDVYYWQERTILKNLNIEWQEHAMFKFIDKQGIQGVGAATPNYYFGETFKTTMAILEMIRDLIEMEDDIENIPNIEDKFNEKIKRDNSSKTAVFLAIFDYLTNKYNYNPTKLLFPNKKSISQESLFRIFWKKGINIFNLLPEIQNDREIIKIEFLEKPSLSELEKTMKLFKSKKLWIDLKGLFSQHEIRHILKLLKHSEILALEQPTPKYKENTLDNLHIPYPIFWDESIELPEDIIRVSNIATGVVLDITKVGGLTNLKKHYDLANTLNLETVISTRIEHLINLNWSNKIKNAFDIIDLNIAHYIVA